One part of the Microbulbifer sp. THAF38 genome encodes these proteins:
- a CDS encoding C13 family peptidase: MRYAYLTPLFFLLSACEPTQFAGGTALPDGSIYKGDLQNGFFHGRGQLQWPNGNHYRGEFHNGLISGQGLLTEADGCTYKGEFLNGEPHGKGRYTCSENEWSGHFSEGELQKGTVKWNDGEVYSGEFLAYDPHGEGKLTTEDGSHYQGTFENGYLIKGSYSDNDGYRYNGGFEYGSYSGEGELTQPDGTIIHATFRYGKAEGEGVQISTDAEGTTIEQSGYFSENIYYPSEEAWRAQANMPSAQAETRLYSESNRLQNAIDSLAPQRPGVRDVYTLLVGGDGTSPVFARELDWVVERLDEAFGIEKRVLRLSNGGGYSFPLATRTSIQESLNALDQLLDPQEDLLFVHLVSHGARNGDLKIAEGKMPLMDLSVADGKKWLDNLNAQYQWIVISACYSGQWIEPLSTPNRIVFTSAADNRTSFGCSDDSQRTWFSAALYGNALQHGTKDPKAWFNTANQKVTEMEKEQGIEENSHSLPQHSIGENFLTWWKKNNDG; this comes from the coding sequence ATGAGATACGCTTACCTAACCCCGCTTTTTTTCCTTCTTAGTGCCTGCGAGCCAACACAGTTTGCAGGCGGCACCGCCCTGCCAGATGGTTCCATATACAAAGGCGACTTACAAAACGGTTTTTTCCATGGCCGAGGCCAGTTGCAATGGCCCAATGGCAATCATTATCGCGGGGAATTTCACAATGGCCTCATTAGTGGTCAAGGACTACTTACCGAAGCAGATGGCTGTACTTATAAAGGTGAATTCCTCAATGGTGAACCACACGGAAAAGGTCGCTATACCTGTAGCGAAAATGAATGGTCGGGGCATTTCAGTGAAGGAGAACTGCAAAAAGGCACAGTAAAATGGAATGACGGTGAAGTGTATAGCGGTGAGTTTCTGGCTTATGACCCTCACGGCGAAGGTAAGTTAACCACTGAAGATGGCAGCCATTATCAGGGCACATTTGAGAACGGTTATTTAATAAAAGGAAGTTACTCGGATAATGATGGCTATCGTTATAACGGCGGCTTCGAATACGGCTCCTACTCCGGTGAAGGTGAACTAACCCAGCCCGACGGCACTATTATCCATGCCACATTCCGCTATGGGAAAGCTGAGGGTGAAGGCGTACAAATTAGTACGGATGCCGAAGGAACCACTATCGAACAATCTGGCTATTTCTCCGAAAATATTTATTACCCCAGTGAGGAAGCTTGGCGCGCACAGGCGAATATGCCCAGCGCCCAGGCGGAAACCCGCTTATATAGTGAGAGTAATCGCTTACAAAACGCTATTGACTCACTGGCACCACAGAGGCCTGGCGTGCGAGATGTATATACACTGCTAGTTGGTGGTGATGGCACCTCTCCGGTTTTTGCCAGGGAATTGGACTGGGTAGTAGAGCGCCTTGATGAGGCATTTGGTATTGAGAAACGCGTGTTACGTCTCAGCAACGGTGGCGGCTACAGCTTTCCTCTCGCCACGCGCACCAGTATTCAGGAAAGTCTCAATGCCCTGGATCAATTACTGGACCCACAAGAAGATCTATTGTTTGTACACCTTGTTAGCCACGGTGCCCGCAACGGCGATTTAAAAATCGCTGAGGGTAAAATGCCTCTAATGGACTTGTCAGTGGCCGACGGAAAAAAATGGCTGGATAACCTCAATGCACAATACCAGTGGATAGTGATTTCTGCCTGCTATTCCGGCCAATGGATTGAGCCTTTAAGCACTCCAAATCGTATCGTATTCACCTCCGCCGCCGATAATAGAACCTCTTTTGGTTGCAGCGACGATTCCCAGCGTACCTGGTTTAGTGCCGCGCTCTACGGCAATGCTCTACAGCATGGAACAAAAGACCCCAAAGCTTGGTTCAATACAGCTAACCAAAAAGTCACTGAAATGGAAAAAGAACAGGGGATTGAAGAAAATTCTCACTCCCTACCCCAGCACTCCATTGGGGAAAATTTCCTGACATGGTGGAAGAAAAACAATGACGGCTAA
- the rtcR gene encoding RNA repair transcriptional activator RtcR: MKTVAISILGTTKDRRGKGDKRWDKWRPNISMCQHDDLLIDRLELLFDNHSKNLADQVTEDIARVSPETEVVHHRINFNDPWDFESVYSNLLDFARDYAFKPDREQYLVHITTGTHVAQICLYLLTEAGYFPGRLLQTSPAHKNSNLPGQYQIIDLDLSKYDQIASRFQREHQEGTTYLKGGIETNNLAFNQMIEQLEQVSIRSDAPILITGPTGAGKSQLAQRVYELRKQRGKLEGGLVAVNCATLRGENAMSALFGHRKGAFTGATTHRPGLLMEADKGLLFLDEIGELGLDEQAMLLRAIEHKRFMPFGSDKEVSSHFQLIAGTNRDLVQLSREGKFRADLLARIDLWTYRLPSLRERMEDLEPNIDFELEAFSRKSGHLVSFNKEARERYLNFGLSAEASWSANFRDLNASILRMGTLADGGRITTEVVEEEIQRLRFKWQTPSNSGASLPFARIEALLGPGSIEQMDYYEQIKLAGLIRVCEESNSMAEAGRKLFQVSRATKKSNNDSHRVRQLLDKYGLKFEQLHLTTT, encoded by the coding sequence ATGAAAACAGTAGCTATCAGTATTCTCGGTACCACCAAGGATCGGCGCGGCAAAGGCGACAAGCGTTGGGATAAGTGGCGGCCCAATATCTCCATGTGCCAGCACGATGACCTGCTAATCGATCGGCTGGAACTCCTTTTCGACAACCATTCGAAGAACCTGGCAGACCAGGTCACCGAGGACATTGCACGTGTTTCCCCTGAAACAGAGGTGGTCCATCACCGGATCAACTTCAATGACCCCTGGGATTTCGAGAGCGTGTACAGCAACCTGCTGGATTTCGCTCGCGATTACGCTTTTAAGCCAGACCGGGAGCAGTACCTGGTACATATCACGACTGGCACCCACGTGGCCCAGATCTGCCTATACCTGCTCACAGAGGCCGGTTATTTCCCTGGGCGCCTGCTGCAAACTTCTCCTGCACACAAAAACAGTAACCTGCCGGGTCAGTACCAGATTATCGATTTGGATCTATCCAAGTACGACCAGATTGCCTCACGCTTCCAGCGAGAACACCAGGAGGGCACCACCTACCTGAAAGGCGGCATTGAGACGAATAATCTCGCCTTTAATCAGATGATCGAGCAGTTGGAGCAGGTCTCTATCCGCTCCGACGCGCCCATTCTGATTACAGGACCGACGGGAGCAGGTAAATCGCAGCTGGCCCAGCGTGTCTATGAGTTACGTAAGCAACGTGGAAAATTGGAAGGGGGCCTGGTCGCGGTAAACTGCGCCACCCTACGCGGCGAGAATGCCATGTCCGCCCTATTCGGCCACCGTAAAGGTGCCTTTACCGGCGCCACCACTCACCGCCCTGGGCTTTTAATGGAGGCAGATAAGGGCCTGCTATTTCTGGACGAAATCGGTGAATTGGGACTGGACGAGCAAGCGATGCTGCTGCGAGCCATAGAGCACAAGCGCTTTATGCCCTTCGGCTCAGACAAAGAAGTGAGCAGTCACTTCCAGTTGATCGCCGGTACCAACCGGGATCTTGTGCAGCTCAGCCGCGAGGGTAAGTTTCGCGCAGACCTGCTGGCTCGTATCGACTTATGGACCTACCGCCTACCCTCCCTGCGTGAGCGCATGGAAGACCTGGAACCCAATATCGACTTTGAGCTGGAGGCTTTTTCCAGAAAGTCCGGCCATTTGGTGAGCTTCAATAAAGAGGCACGGGAGAGGTACCTCAACTTTGGCCTTTCAGCAGAGGCCAGCTGGTCCGCTAACTTCCGCGATCTTAATGCCAGTATCCTACGTATGGGCACTCTTGCCGATGGTGGGCGCATCACCACTGAAGTGGTGGAGGAGGAAATCCAGCGACTGCGCTTCAAATGGCAAACCCCAAGTAATAGTGGAGCATCGCTACCCTTTGCGCGTATCGAAGCGTTACTGGGCCCCGGCAGTATTGAACAAATGGATTACTACGAGCAGATCAAACTAGCTGGGCTAATCCGGGTATGTGAGGAATCCAATTCCATGGCAGAAGCCGGTCGCAAACTATTCCAGGTGAGTCGCGCCACCAAAAAATCCAATAACGATTCTCATCGGGTACGCCAGCTGTTGGATAAATATGGGCTCAAGTTCGAGCAACTACATCTAACAACTACATAA